In Picosynechococcus sp. PCC 7002, the following are encoded in one genomic region:
- a CDS encoding ribulose bisphosphate carboxylase small subunit, giving the protein MVVRSTAAPPTPWSKDLAEPKIHESAYVHSFSNLIGDVTVCEHVLISPGTSIRADEGAPFHIGAATNIQDGVVIHGLEQGRVVGADGHDYSVWIGDRSCITHMALVHGPAYIGNDCFVGFRSTVFNARIGDGCVIMMHALVQDVDIPPGKYVPSGAVITNQQQVERLSNVTEADRAFAKQVVEINEALREVSPGATNNGSRIAANQQPTPSSSTNTSGTSEHQSVGNMSLNGDLYNQVRGLAAQGCTFTAEYANKRRFKTKSWLSAGFVEGHSADQIIGNLNRVLADHAGEYVQLIAVAPNSKSRAAEIVVQRPGDSAPVQTSTTASYSNNGNRSNGTSAGSQAAAVGGDLTSQIHALASQGCSFTAEHANTRRFKTQSWLSAGFVEGHSAEQIITNVNGLLGQYPNEYVQVIAVDPHSKFRVAELIVQRPGETGTLSTKATASARRSGNKVVNTASGGDVAGQIAALASQGCSFTAEHASTRRFKTQSWLGAGFVEGHSANQILANIQAIAAQFPNEYVQLIAVDPNSKTRAAEIIIQRPGNNAPVQTATATSSFSGGTKAAPSSNGFGGHSSGSLSGDVVSKVRSLLMQGYKIGTEHADKRRFRVKSWSSCGTIDSTQEAEVLRHLEGCLQEHSGEYVRMIGVDEAAKRRVLEEIIQRP; this is encoded by the coding sequence ATGGTAGTCCGCAGTACCGCGGCTCCCCCAACACCTTGGTCTAAGGACTTAGCTGAACCAAAGATTCACGAAAGTGCCTATGTGCATTCTTTCTCGAATTTAATTGGTGATGTCACAGTTTGCGAACATGTGCTCATTTCTCCGGGAACGTCTATTCGGGCAGATGAGGGCGCACCTTTCCATATCGGGGCAGCAACCAATATCCAAGATGGCGTTGTGATCCATGGTTTGGAGCAGGGCCGTGTCGTTGGGGCAGATGGCCATGACTATTCTGTCTGGATTGGCGATCGCAGCTGTATTACCCACATGGCCCTTGTCCATGGTCCCGCCTACATTGGCAACGATTGCTTTGTTGGTTTTCGTTCCACAGTGTTTAATGCCCGCATCGGTGATGGTTGTGTCATCATGATGCACGCCCTCGTTCAAGATGTGGACATTCCCCCCGGCAAGTATGTGCCTTCGGGAGCTGTGATTACGAACCAGCAGCAGGTGGAGCGCCTCTCCAATGTGACCGAGGCCGATCGCGCCTTTGCCAAACAGGTGGTGGAAATCAATGAAGCATTACGGGAGGTCTCCCCAGGGGCCACTAATAATGGTTCACGAATTGCTGCCAACCAGCAACCAACCCCCTCTTCTTCTACAAATACAAGCGGTACTAGCGAACATCAATCGGTGGGAAATATGAGTTTAAACGGAGATCTTTACAATCAGGTGCGTGGCCTTGCCGCCCAAGGGTGCACCTTCACCGCAGAATATGCCAACAAGCGGCGCTTCAAAACCAAATCTTGGTTGAGTGCTGGTTTTGTCGAAGGTCATTCTGCCGATCAAATTATTGGTAACTTGAACCGGGTGCTGGCTGATCATGCCGGGGAATATGTCCAGTTAATCGCTGTGGCTCCCAATAGCAAATCAAGGGCGGCAGAAATTGTTGTGCAACGTCCAGGCGATAGTGCCCCAGTCCAAACATCGACAACGGCTAGTTACAGCAATAACGGCAACCGCAGCAACGGCACCAGTGCGGGAAGTCAAGCGGCAGCGGTTGGGGGCGATTTAACGTCTCAGATCCATGCTTTAGCGTCCCAGGGCTGTAGCTTTACCGCTGAACATGCCAATACCCGTCGTTTTAAGACGCAATCTTGGTTGAGCGCCGGTTTTGTCGAAGGTCATTCTGCGGAACAAATCATTACCAACGTTAATGGCTTGTTGGGTCAATATCCCAATGAGTATGTGCAAGTCATTGCCGTTGACCCCCACAGCAAATTTCGGGTAGCGGAATTAATCGTCCAGCGTCCTGGGGAAACGGGGACTCTATCTACTAAGGCAACAGCCTCCGCCCGTCGCAGCGGCAACAAGGTGGTTAACACGGCCTCGGGTGGTGATGTGGCAGGGCAAATCGCGGCTCTGGCTTCCCAGGGTTGTAGCTTTACGGCAGAACACGCCAGCACTCGCCGTTTTAAAACCCAGTCTTGGCTAGGGGCAGGCTTTGTGGAGGGTCATTCTGCTAATCAGATTTTGGCAAATATCCAGGCGATCGCCGCCCAGTTCCCCAACGAATATGTCCAGTTAATCGCCGTTGACCCCAACTCCAAAACACGGGCCGCAGAGATCATCATCCAACGCCCTGGCAACAATGCGCCTGTCCAGACAGCAACCGCAACCAGTAGTTTTTCGGGAGGCACGAAAGCAGCCCCAAGCAGCAATGGTTTCGGGGGTCACAGTAGCGGGAGTCTCAGTGGGGATGTGGTTTCTAAAGTCCGTTCGCTTTTGATGCAAGGCTACAAGATTGGAACAGAACACGCCGATAAGCGCCGTTTCCGTGTTAAGTCCTGGAGTAGTTGTGGCACCATTGACAGCACCCAAGAGGCAGAAGTTTTACGTCACCTCGAAGGTTGTCTCCAGGAGCACAGTGGCGAATATGTCCGCATGATTGGTGTCGATGAAGCGGCTAAACGACGGGTGCTTGAGGAAATTATCCAACGCCCCTAG
- a CDS encoding EutN/CcmL family microcompartment protein → MQIAKVRGTVVSTYKAESLRGIKFLLVQFIDEQGQPLPKYEVAGDLVGAGVNEWVLVSRGGAARTETGMEGRPLDAMVIGIIDTVNVDNRSLYSKKDAG, encoded by the coding sequence ATGCAAATTGCCAAAGTACGTGGCACTGTCGTCAGCACCTACAAAGCAGAAAGCCTCCGGGGGATTAAATTTTTGCTCGTTCAATTTATAGATGAACAGGGTCAGCCCCTTCCTAAATATGAAGTGGCAGGAGATCTCGTAGGCGCTGGCGTCAATGAATGGGTTTTGGTCAGTCGTGGTGGTGCTGCCCGTACCGAAACGGGAATGGAGGGAAGACCCCTAGATGCGATGGTCATTGGCATCATTGATACGGTCAACGTCGATAATCGTTCCCTTTACAGCAAGAAAGATGCAGGCTAA
- a CDS encoding carbon dioxide-concentrating mechanism protein CcmK encodes MSIAVGMVETLGFPAVVEAADAMVKAARVTLVGYEKIGSGRVTVIVRGDVSEVQASVSAGTDNVSRVNGGQVLSTHIIARPHENLEYVLPIRYTEAVEQFRESVNPQPLRRV; translated from the coding sequence ATGTCTATTGCAGTCGGAATGGTAGAAACCCTCGGTTTCCCCGCAGTTGTAGAAGCTGCTGACGCGATGGTAAAAGCCGCCCGTGTAACCCTCGTTGGTTACGAAAAAATCGGTAGTGGCCGCGTTACCGTAATTGTCCGTGGTGATGTTTCTGAAGTCCAAGCTTCCGTTTCTGCCGGTACTGATAATGTCAGCCGCGTCAACGGTGGCCAAGTGCTTTCTACCCACATCATCGCCCGTCCCCACGAGAACCTCGAATACGTTCTGCCGATCCGGTACACCGAAGCCGTAGAACAGTTTCGTGAAAGCGTGAATCCCCAACCTCTGAGAAGAGTGTAA
- a CDS encoding carbon dioxide-concentrating mechanism protein CcmK yields the protein MPIAVGMIETRGFPAVVEAADAMVKAARVTLVGYEKIGSGRVTVIVRGDVSEVQASVSAGIESANRVNGGEVLSTHIIARPHENLEYVLPIRYTEEVEQFRTY from the coding sequence ATGCCTATTGCAGTTGGAATGATTGAAACCCGCGGTTTCCCCGCAGTTGTAGAAGCTGCTGACGCGATGGTAAAAGCCGCCCGTGTAACCCTCGTTGGTTACGAAAAAATCGGTAGTGGCCGCGTTACTGTGATTGTCCGTGGTGATGTTTCTGAAGTCCAAGCCTCCGTTTCCGCTGGCATTGAGAGCGCCAACCGTGTCAATGGTGGTGAAGTGCTTTCTACCCACATCATCGCCCGTCCCCACGAAAACCTCGAATACGTCTTGCCGATTCGCTACACCGAAGAAGTAGAACAATTCAGAACCTATTAA